In a genomic window of Streptomyces noursei ATCC 11455:
- a CDS encoding LCP family protein codes for MSKQTRRKPRTRGARIRRALGWTVLALVVVGGGLGYWAYTHLANNLSTVDINQALGKDRPKDVDDGARNILILGSDSRSGANKDLAGGDTGGTARSDTAMVVHLPQGRKRATAVSIPRDTLVSRPACTTASGSALPAADRVMFNSVYTSGGPACVVKTVESMSGVRMDHYVELDFRGFKGLVDALGGVPVTLDRPIHDKESGLDLSAGTHRLDGTNALAFVRTRHGIGDGSDLGRIGLQQKFILALLSELKRQNVLGNPAKLYKTADAATKALTTDSELGSLPKLADFARSLKGLDTSTMETVMLPVDYDTTDPNRVVAAEPQARDLWKALREDRPVPAGSKRSPAHGG; via the coding sequence ATGAGCAAGCAGACCCGCCGCAAGCCGCGCACCCGCGGCGCGCGCATACGCCGGGCCCTGGGCTGGACCGTCCTGGCCCTCGTGGTCGTCGGCGGCGGACTGGGCTACTGGGCTTACACCCACCTGGCCAACAACCTCAGCACCGTCGACATCAACCAGGCCCTGGGCAAGGACCGTCCCAAGGACGTGGACGACGGTGCGCGCAACATCCTGATCCTCGGATCGGACTCCCGCTCGGGCGCCAACAAGGACCTGGCGGGCGGCGACACGGGCGGCACGGCCCGCTCGGATACCGCGATGGTCGTCCACCTCCCGCAGGGCCGGAAGCGGGCGACCGCGGTCAGCATCCCGCGCGACACCCTCGTCAGCCGCCCCGCCTGCACCACGGCGAGCGGCTCCGCGCTCCCCGCCGCGGACCGCGTGATGTTCAACTCGGTCTACACCAGCGGCGGTCCGGCCTGCGTGGTCAAGACCGTCGAGTCGATGTCCGGCGTGCGCATGGACCACTACGTCGAGCTGGACTTCAGGGGCTTCAAGGGCCTGGTGGACGCCCTGGGCGGAGTGCCCGTCACCCTCGACCGCCCGATCCACGACAAGGAGAGCGGCCTGGACCTCTCGGCCGGGACGCACCGGCTGGACGGCACCAACGCGCTGGCCTTCGTCCGCACCCGGCACGGCATCGGGGACGGCAGCGACCTGGGGCGTATCGGCCTCCAGCAGAAGTTCATCCTCGCGCTGCTGTCCGAGCTGAAACGCCAGAACGTGCTCGGCAACCCCGCCAAGCTCTACAAGACCGCCGACGCCGCGACCAAGGCGCTCACCACGGACTCCGAACTGGGCTCGCTCCCCAAGCTCGCCGACTTCGCCAGATCCCTCAAGGGCCTGGACACCTCGACGATGGAGACCGTGATGCTCCCGGTCGACTACGACACCACCGACCCGAACCGCGTGGTCGCCGCCGAGCCCCAGGCACGCGACCTGTGGAAGGCCCTGCGCGAGGACCGCCCCGTCCCCGCCGGCTCCAAGAGGTCGCCGGCGCACGGGGGTTAG